The following coding sequences are from one Triticum aestivum cultivar Chinese Spring chromosome 5A, IWGSC CS RefSeq v2.1, whole genome shotgun sequence window:
- the LOC123107434 gene encoding putrescine hydroxycinnamoyltransferase 3-like, which yields MEVKVLSSRLVKPAYKAGAPATEYIPLSVFDTVTYQIQMAIIYAFAPPAPSTAAIEKGLAAVLSQYRAFAGKVGESPDGAPAVVLNDRGARLVEASVDADLVDMAPAKPTPALLKLHPDLDAEHQEVVLLQLTRFRCGSLAVGFTSKHVVADGHATSNFLVAWGRATRGLPMGLPPVHHQKDLFKPRSSPARPEHDHRSREYHRPSPAAGHHHGDDGAESNIVIHKAHFTKDFIAGLRARASEGRGRPFSRFETILAHLWRTMTRARDLSPGEATSIRISVDGRHRLGKPAEYFGNLVLWAFPRATVGDLLGRPLKHAAQAIHEEVARVDGGYFQSFVDFAASGAAEKEGLAPSAVLKDVVCPDVEVDSWLTFPFYELDFGTGSPSYFMPSYFPTEGMLFLAPSYLGDGSVDAFVPVFRHNLQAFKECCYSME from the coding sequence ATGGAGGTGAAGGTGCTGAGCTCCAGGCTCGTCAAGCCGGCCTACAAGGCCGGCGCTCCGGCCACGGAGTACATCCCTCTGTCCGTCTTCGACACGGTCACGTACCAGATCCAGATGGCCATCATCTACGCCTTCGCGCCGCCCGCGCCGTCCACCGCCGCCATCGAGAAGGGCCTCGCGGCCGTGCTCTCCCAGTACCGCGCGTTCGCGGGCAAGGTCGGCGAGTCCCCCGACGGCGCGCCGGCCGTGGTCCTGAACGACCGCGGCGCGCGCCTCGTGGAGGCGTCCGTGGACGCCGACCTCGTCGACATGGCCCCGGCCAAGCCCACGCCGGCGCTGCTCAAGCTGCACCCGGACCTGGACGCGGAGCACCAGGAGGTGGTGCTGCTGCAGCTCACGCGGTTCCGCTGCGGCTCCCTCGCGGTCGGGTTCACGTCCAAGCACGTCGTCGCCGACGGCCACGCCACCAGCAACTTCCTCGTCGCCTGGGGCCGCGCCACCAGGGGGCTGCCCATGGGCCTCCCGCCCGTGCACCACCAGAAGGACCTCTTCAAGCCGCGCTCCTCGCCGGCTCGCCCGGAGCACGACCACCGCAGCAGGGAGTACCACCGGCCGTCGCCCGCCGCCGGCCATCACCACGGGGACGACGGCGCCGAGAGCAACATCGTCATCCACAAGGCGCACTTCACCAAGGACTTCATCGCGGGGCTCCGCGCCAGGGCGTCGGAGGGGCGCGGGCGGCCGTTCAGCCGGTTCGAGACCATCCTGGCCCACCTCTGGCGCACCATGACGCGGGCGCGGGACCTGAGCCCCGGCGAGGCGACGTCGATCCGGATATCCGTGGACGGGCGGCACCGGCTGGGGAAGCCGGCGGAGTACTTCGGCAACCTGGTGCTGTGGGCGTTCCCGCGAGCCACGGTGGGCGACCTGCTGGGCCGGCCGCTGAAGCACGCGGCGCAGGCGATCCACGAGGAGGTGGCGAGGGTGGACGGCGGCTACTTCCAGTCGTTTGTGGACTTCGCGGCCTCCGGCGCGGCGGAGAAGGAGGGGCTGGCGCCGAGCGCGGTGCTCAAGGACGTGGTGTGCCCGGACGTGGAGGTGGACAGCTGGCTGACGTTCCCGTTCTACGAGCTGGACTTCGGGACGGGGAGCCCCAGCTACTTCATGCCGTCCTACTTCCCCACGGAGGGGATGCTGTTCCTGGCGCCGTCCTACCTCGGCGACGGCAGCGTCGACGCCTTCGTCCCCGTGTTCCGGCACAACCTCCAGGCCTTCAAGGAATGCTGCTACTCCATGGAGTAG